A single Eremothecium sinecaudum strain ATCC 58844 chromosome VIII, complete sequence DNA region contains:
- the MPP10 gene encoding rRNA-processing protein MPP10 (Syntenic homolog of Ashbya gossypii ACR031W; Syntenic homolog of Saccharomyces cerevisiae YJR002W (MPP10)) yields the protein MDRFVEVIKQNPSDLLSNDFIESDIPLSMVKTYLDDVIRLSRQLGNEKGCVIDEVVVEGLDANQVWLQAKIVLETVEVDLLQTISKLRDAMTGDSSDEESDERINETDSSVDIDNSRYESAEEGTNHSPSLSDGHLSSHSAEESEVDDDEEEKEANEDKPTMHKDLSKQTGKDVQDDEKLEHEFDKYGINDRFFDLEEFNRRTLEAEDSKGGLPENSDEEDIDYFGDVPSDDEEEVLYYDDFFDNPEVQKHGGVRTEKEQFEDGEMDELAYNEAMESAKLDLFAESDDEEEDVVETKPEKLSTYQTQQLEIQKQIELLEKENIAEKKWALKGEVKAKDRPADALLTEELEFDRTAKPVPVITSAITESLEDMIRRRIKDMNFDDLPRRVVSNVSTRTPKPKFELSDVKSSKSLAELYEDDYNGNKAETKISEDLQKAHDEISELYKSLVYKLDALSSANFIPKPAQKSLDIKVQSAAISMEDAQPLAVSTASILAPHEIYRVGKSENKNEITLKNGTVMSRDELARSDKNRLRRAIKRKRANAASSRDHKEKKSKKEDVLETLSKAKNVTIINKRGEKQDIKGNKKQSPSTNVNFKL from the coding sequence ATGGATCGGTTTGTTGAAGTGATTAAGCAGAATCCCTCTGATTTGCTTTCAAATGATTTCATAGAGTCAGACATACCTCTTTCTATGGTTAAAACCTATTTAGATGATGTTATTAGATTATCTAGACAACTTGGCAATGAGAAAGGTTGTGTTATTGATGAGGTAGTGGTAGAAGGTTTGGATGCAAATCAAGTTTGGCTACAGGCTAAAATTGTACTGGAGACTGTTGAGGTTGATTTGTTGCAAACTATTAGCAAATTAAGAGATGCGATGACTGGCGATAGTAGCGACGAGGAGTCAGATGAAAGGATAAATGAAACAGATTCAAGCGTAGATATAGATAATTCAAGATACGAGAGTGCCGAGGAAGGTACAAATCATAGTCCTAGTCTGTCCGATGGCCACTTGTCCTCACATAGTGCTGAAGAGAGTGAAGTGGAcgatgatgaagaagaaaaggaagCGAACGAGGACAAACCCACTATGCATAAGGATCTTTCCAAGCAAACCGGAAAAGATGTACAGGATGATGAAAAGCTTGAACATGAATTTGATAAGTACGGAATTAACGATAGATTTTTTGACCTGGAGGAGTTTAATCGGCGAACATTAGAGGCCGAAGACAGCAAGGGTGGACTACCGGAAAACAgtgatgaagaagatatcGATTATTTCGGGGATGTACCTTCTGATGACGAGGAGGAAGTCTTATATTATGATGACTTTTTTGACAATCCTGAAGTTCAAAAACATGGAGGTGTTCGTACGGAAAAGGAGCAATTTGAAGATGGGGAAATGGATGAATTAGCATACAATGAAGCAATGGAAAGCGCAAAGCTAGATCTTTTTGCAGAATCggatgatgaggaagaagatgttGTTGAGACCAAGCCTGAAAAGCTTTCTACATATCAAACTCAACAGTTAGAAATACAAAAACAGATCGAACTGTTAGAAAAGGAAAATATAGCAGAAAAAAAGTGGGCACTGAAGGGTGAGGTTAAAGCAAAAGATCGTCCTGCTGATGCGCTTTTAACAGAAGAACTCGAGTTCGATAGGACTGCGAAGCCTGTGCCGGTAATAACAAGTGCAATTACCGAATCCCTAGAAGATATGATTAGAAGAAGGATTAAAGATATGAATTTTGATGATCTACCTAGAAGGGTTGTTTCAAATGTTTCTACGAGAACGCCTAAACCAAAATTCGAGCTAAGCGATGTTAAGTCATCAAAATCTTTAGCCGAATTATACGAGGACGATTATAATGGGAATAAAGCGGAGACAAAAATTTCTGAAGATCTTCAGAAAGCACATGATGAAATTTCCGAACTGTACAAAAGTTTGGTGTACAAGTTAGATGCTCTATCTTCAGCGAACTTTATCCCAAAGCCAGCTCAAAAGTCTCTAGATATAAAGGTCCAGAGTGCGGCTATTTCTATGGAGGATGCGCAACCATTAGCGGTGTCTACAGCTTCTATTTTAGCTCCACACGAAATTTACAGGGTTGGCAAATCCGAAAATAAGAACGAAATAACTTTGAAAAATGGTACCGTTATGTCTAGGGATGAATTAGCGAGATCCGATAAAAACAGATTACGCAGAGCAATCAAGAGGAAGAGAGCCAATGCTGCATCTAGTAGGGATCACAAAGAAAAGAAGTCTAAAAAAGAAGACGTCCTTGAAACCCTATCCAAAGCCAAGAATGTCACAATTATTAACAAGAGAGGTGAGAAACAAGATATCAAGGGTAATAAAAAGCAATCTCCATCGACTAATGTTAACTTTAAATTATAA
- the AVT1 gene encoding Avt1p (Syntenic homolog of Ashbya gossypii ACR030W; Syntenic homolog of Saccharomyces cerevisiae YJR001W (AVT1)), with amino-acid sequence MPNAGDSEQQPLKESPHSNVHYISIPINRQADRNVPDDSSSPFQGTPGGNRGSFLDQPIGSFKGVNSLSRFATSLQRANSFMNIELNAGKERAFFMDGYDVLNDPDTLGPSLQGRRLSIALAGAGNVSLRASANDLYGSAPTGGISTFRRDSTAILDDDDQSSHLARICSNQSMSFCDVNNAIGPDTDSIILKRVETKGGKVLTLLAGQSTAPQTIFNSLNILIGVGLLALPLGLRHAGWILGVSMLTLFAGGTFCSAELLSRCIDTDPSMISYGDLGYAAFGSKGRALISFLFTLDLLGCGVSLIILFGDSLNALFPRYSTTFYKIICVIFVTPQVYMPLSILSNFSLLGITATNGTVLTILFAGLTKSTRPGSLLNPAETKLWPESFWSFCLSIGLLSACWSGHAVFPNLKSDMRHPEKFTSCLKVTYSITALTDIGIAIVGFLMFGGSVKDEVTKSVMLTEGYPNFVYGLISALMAIIPLAKTPLNSRPIVAILDVLSGVAPNRDDGKKSTFKGTVRFANRLLVNIVFAAVAIYFPEFDKLIAFLGAGLCFSICVVLPCLFYLRICKDRVKPWERVVCYFTIVISVCLSILGIGAAFVA; translated from the coding sequence ATGCCGAACGCTGGCGATTCAGAGCAGCAGCCATTAAAGGAGTCTCCTCACTCTAATGTTCACTATATCTCGATTCCTATTAATCGTCAAGCGGATCGAAACGTACCAGATGACTCAAGTAGTCCGTTTCAAGGGACTCCTGGTGGCAATCGTGGTTCCTTCCTAGACCAGCCAATTGGTTCATTTAAAGGCGTTAATTCATTGAGCAGATTTGCAACATCTCTTCAAAGAGCCAACTCGTTCATGAACATTGAGCTTAATGCTGGTAAAGAGCGTGCATTTTTTATGGACGGTTATGACGTACTCAATGACCCAGATACGTTAGGTCCATCTTTACAAGGCAGAAGACTTTCGATCGCGTTGGCGGGTGCAGGAAATGTTTCATTACGTGCTTCGGCTAATGATTTATATGGAAGTGCCCCCACCGGTGGTATTAGCACTTTTAGACGTGATAGTACTGCTATTTTAGATGATGATGATCAATCTTCCCATTTAGCAAGAATATGCTCAAATCAGTCAATGTCATTCTGCGATGTAAATAATGCTATAGGCCCGGACACTGATTCAATTATATTAAAAAGAGTTGAAACAAAAGGTGGCAAAGTTTTAACATTATTAGCTGGACAGTCCACTGCACCTCAAACTATTTTCAATTCTCTTAATATCCTAATTGGTGTAGGTTTGTTGGCTTTGCCATTGGGATTGAGACACGCTGGGTGGATCCTAGGGGTATCCATGTTGACCCTTTTTGCTGGTGGTACTTTTTGCTCTGCCGAATTATTGTCAAGATGTATTGATACCGATCCCAGCATGATTTCTTATGGTGATTTAGGATACGCAGCATTTGGATCTAAAGGTCGTGCTTTAATTTCTTTCCTCTTTACCCTGGATCTTTTAGGATGCGGAGTTTCattaattatattatttgGGGATTCATTAAACGCATTATTCCCTCGTTACTCTACCACATTTTACAAGATTATATGTGTTATATTTGTTACCCCTCAAGTTTATATGCCACTAAGCATTTTGTCGAACTTCTCGCTATTGGGAATAACTGCAACCAATGGTACTGTATTGACAATTCTATTTGCAGGTTTGACGAAAAGTACCCGACCAGGTTCACTGCTCAATCCTGCTGAGACTAAACTTTGGCCTGAATCCTTTTGGAGTTTTTGTTTGTCCATTGGGTTACTGAGTGCCTGCTGGAGTGGCCATGCAGTTTTCCCAAATTTGAAGAGTGACATGAGACATCCTGAAAAGTTTACCAGTTGTTTGAAGGTTACATATTCAATCACTGCATTAACGGATATTGGGATTGCTATTGTGGGATTCTTAATGTTTGGTGGTTCTGTTAAGGATGAGGTGACAAAATCAGTTATGCTGACCGAAGGATACCCCAACTTCGTGTATGGTTTAATTTCAGCTTTAATGGCTATCATCCCACTTGCAAAAACTCCTTTGAACTCAAGACCAATTGTTGCTATTTTAGACGTGTTAAGTGGTGTTGCCCCAAATAGAGACGATGGTAAAAAATCAACGTTTAAAGGCACTGTAAGGTTCGCTAACAGACTGCTTGTAAATATTGTATTTGCAGCTGTTGCTATCTACTTCCCGGAGTTTGATAAACTAATTGCATTCTTGGGCGCAGGCCTGTGCTTTTCTATTTGCGTCGTTTTACCATGTTTATTTTATCTGAGAATCTGCAAAGATAGAGTGAAACCATGGGAGAGGGTTGTATGCTATTTCACCATCGTGATTAGTGTCTGTCTCTCTATCTTAGGGATTGGAGCTGCATTTGTTGCCTGA
- the NOC3 gene encoding Noc3p (Syntenic homolog of Ashbya gossypii ACR032C; Syntenic homolog of Saccharomyces cerevisiae YLR002C (NOC3)), which yields MAVRKRSQKSIQDRTAKRRKEEDALLQNGLFHKDVSEFDIGDEMPSLSSKTWENEEQDYELKPRNMKNDEKDFVEGLPIKVNGKVERKVREVKRPAKPEEDSSSEEEEEDQKDEDSEDVESSHDYHFDTEEKIIEMKELIAELVANITEEPEEHTAALSRLRKMALSKNSNTSKFSILALVTVWKSIIPGYKIRPLSEIEKKEKVSKEVAKLRAFEQNLVLNYKHYVDHIGKLARAANNQSPIEVSLGNVAATAATELAENFPQFNFRSDVLLIIIRRVCKPNPKNDPIFLKAVKVLETLLNDDDEGNVSLEVIRLLSRTLKSRKYNVDESVLNVLLNLDILNDYNPNTATDEPARIKIKKKNRVHLSKKERKARKEMKIIGEEMRKAEQAVSAEERERNQAEILKSLLALYLNILKSNEPRLIGSVLEGLSKFGHMANLDLLGDFLTVMKEMIADANIDQLSSDEVRKILLCIVTAFSLVSSHNHMKVHIDLSSFVNVLYAILPYVALDADIEFSYKTLRLADPLNNELVKPSVNVSTKAELLLKSLDHVFFRSRSGTNQRATAFTKRLYMTMQNTPEKTSIAILKFLDKLMSKYPEIGGMYSTEDVIGNGNFYMEADDPARSNPEAATIWESALLSKHYCPTVVKGVRALITRSKGLK from the coding sequence ATGGCAGTTAGAAAGAGATCTCAAAAGTCTATCCAAGATAGGACTGCTAAGAGACGTAAGGAAGAGGATGCGTTGCTTCAGAATGGTTTGTTTCACAAAGATGTAAGTGAATTTGATATTGGCGATGAGATGCCCTCATTATCCTCAAAGACCTGGGAAAACGAAGAACAAGATTATGAATTGAAGCCAAGAAATATGAAGAACGATGAGAAGGACTTTGTAGAGGGTCTTCCAATTAAGGTTAATGGAAAGGTTGAGAGGAAAGTTCGTGAGGTTAAGAGACCTGCTAAACCTGAAGAAGATAGCAGTTcagaggaggaagaagaagaccAAAAAGATGAAGACTCTGAAGATGTAGAGAGCAGCCATGATTACCATTTTGATACTGAAGAAAAGATTATTGAGATGAAGGAACTTATTGCAGAACTAGTAGCAAACATAACAGAAGAACCAGAGGAGCATACAGCGGCGTTAAGTAGATTGCGTAAGATGGCCTTATCAAAAAATTCTAACACTAGTAAGTTTTCTATTCTAGCATTGGTTACTGTTTGGAAAAGCATTATACCAGGTTATAAGATTAGACCTTTAAGTGAAATAgaaaagaaagagaagGTCTCTAAAGAGGTTGCCAAGCTAAGGGCATTTGAGCAGAATTTAGTTCTAAATTATAAGCACTACGTGGATCATATTGGGAAGCTGGCTCGTGCTGCCAATAATCAGTCTCCTATTGAAGTCAGTTTGGGGAATGTGGCTGCTACAGCTGCTACAGAGCTTGCAGAAAACTTCCCCCAATTTAATTTTAGGTCTGATGTTCTCCTGATTATCATACGTAGAGTATGCAAACCCAATCCAAAGAATGATCCAATCTTTTTGAAAGCCGTGAAGGTCTTGGAAACTCTTCTgaatgatgatgatgaaggaAATGTATCCCTCGAAGTGATCCGGCTATTATCTAGGACATTGAAATCACGGAAATATAATGTTGATGAATCTGTTCTGAATGTGCTATTAAACTTAGATATTTTGAATGACTACAACCCAAATACTGCAACAGATGAACCTGCCCGGATTAAgataaagaagaagaacagAGTTCACTTGTCAAAGAAGGAACGAAAAGCCAGGAAGGAAATGAAGATTATTGGAGAAGAAATGCGTAAAGCGGAGCAAGCGGTATCTGCTgaagaaagagaaagaaaCCAAGCAGAAATTTTGAAATCTCTCCTTGCATTATACCTAAATATATTGAAATCCAACGAACCGCGTCTAATTGGTTCTGTGCTAGAAGGCCTATCAAAGTTCGGTCATATGGCGAATCTCGATTTACTGGGTGATTTCCTGACTGTTATGAAAGAGATGATTGCAGACGCTAATATTGACCAGTTATCCTCTGATGAGGTGAGGAAGATATTACTATGCATAGTGACTGCGTTTTCTTTGGTATCAAGCCACAATCATATGAAAGTCCATATTGACTTATCGTCCTTTGTCAATGTATTATATGCTATTCTTCCGTACGTGGCTCTTGATGCAGACATTGAATTTTCATACAAGACTCTGAGATTAGCGGATCCATTAAACAATGAACTTGTAAAACCATCGGTCAATGTTTCTACTAAGGCGGAACTTTTATTGAAATCATTGGATCACGTTTTCTTTAGATCAAGATCAGGCACAAACCAAAGGGCTACAGCTTTTACAAAGAGACTTTATATGACCATGCAAAATACGCCTGAGAAGACCAGCATTGCCATCTTAAAGTTTTTAGATAAACTCATGTCGAAGTATCCAGAAATAGGTGGAATGTACTCGACGGAAGATGTCATCGGCAATGGTAATTTTTACATGGAGGCCGACGATCCCGCCAGGAGCAACCCGGAAGCAGCTACAATTTGGGAGAGTGCTTTATTGTCAAAGCATTATTGTCCCACGGTTGTTAAAGGCGTCCGAGCACTGATAACCAGGTCAAAGGGACTAAAATAA
- a CDS encoding uncharacterized protein (Syntenic homolog of Ashbya gossypii ACR029C; Syntenic homolog of Saccharomyces cerevisiae YLR001C) has product MIYWKTSLQLLLICFISGVLTAISKVSEVSISKSNLKPFASDTQRAQFTTVVDILSNDVQFSTFLRFVQRKGHIPYLNEHQQFTLLAPINSAFISIAEADVLSILENTSISRFIVDGHVIDTSEYELGVHIFFKDSVPHLINVTNNGLITIDSVEVVEKNLFPNFQDAVVQGVSSVPPMLPNLGEQLESLKYKGGNIKLDKMRHLLSLSGYDLSHRIINSTVIIPTDDCLSRNFDELELSYLMQHHNGVTGNWAEDKRFLVQKLILKGIYGGIIDPMNVTSLNHEEVKLSSFNNGRTHMVNGTATVLGNQLYETGIIHVVTDLRGLRNGINFTATKYLLGLNASGFVEEIYNKNLQHLIDDPNEKPTIFMPKNMNNETIDFTRNSLLYHFSNSKILLQQDFPDDSDIPIAAKMYKSLLCSSKRLGGECQRLKISKNKDGFFLNDIFRICDATPREIDGRLLYVIDEGLELPGGIVQSVSPLLHCSKSLELLRRAELLNLKPNSHGYTIFIPCFNYWDSWGINFEYLQRNLTALNIFIKNMVYEGLVYTDMPSGTVSLSNLAGHSVVAKLEENASPNERVIKLSNLDDAIKVKTSSDLIFNNGVVHALQSVSYPKLLTISTQNLLETTASGFVTLLEKFEDIQQLIHANNVSFLVPSDARLINEGITQNSTQLEDFIRLHTIPNAYTDSLLSCNGTIGTILNQQLLCLEVMPGNYVLKIQDGQDKEVRILNRGCTTDNKSCVFMIDRPLSLSWINKEKYHLQLPGLSFAIGLVLGILISFVLLACVVVVWNSKMPNFAVPLSDNNEEVTPLLQGDVTNIRTEGQNYQTNKSADVAGHDTGLISEANNKPHK; this is encoded by the coding sequence ATGATTTACTGGAAAACATCTCTCCAACTTCTTTTAATTTGTTTTATTAGTGGGGTATTAACTGCAATAAGCAAGGTTTCTGAAGTCAGTATCTCCAAATCCAATTTAAAACCCTTTGCAAGTGATACACAACGTGCACAGTTCACCACTGTTGTAGATATACTTTCAAATGATGTTCAATTTTCTACATTTCTTCGGTTTGTACAACGAAAAGGGCATATTCCGTATTTGAATGAACATCAACAATTTACGCTGCTTGCACCTATAAATTCAGCTTTTATATCGATTGCTGAAGCTGATGTTTTATCTATATTAGAAAATACTAGCATTTCGAGGTTCATTGTTGATGGGCACGTTATTGACACCTCTGAATACGAGTTGGGGGTGCATATATTTTTCAAGGATTCCGTCCCTCATCTAATAAATGTAACAAATAATGGACTTATCACGATTGATAGTGTGGAAGTAGTTGAAAAGAATCTATTTCCAAACTTTCAGGATGCCGTGGTACAAGGAGTAAGTTCTGTGCCACCAATGTTGCCAAATTTGGGGGAGCAATTAGAATCTCTAAAGTATAAGGGCGGAAATATCAAGCTCGATAAGATGCGACATCTACTGAGTTTATCTGGCTATGACCTTAGTCATAGAATAATAAATAGTACGGTAATCATCCCAACAGATGACTGTCTAAGCAGAAACTTTGATGAGCTAGAATTAAGTTACCTGATGCAGCATCATAACGGGGTTACCGGTAACTGGGCCGAGGACAAGCGGTTTTTAGTGCAAAAGCTGATATTAAAAGGTATCTACGGAGGAATTATAGACCCTATGAATGTTACTAGTCTTAATCATGAAGAGGTAAAATTATCGTCATTTAATAATGGAAGAACACACATGGTCAATGGGACGGCCACAGTACTCGGAAATCAACTTTATGAAACAGGAATCATACACGTAGTAACAGATTTAAGAGGTTTAAGAAATGGTATAAATTTCACAGCTACGAAGTACTTGCTTGGATTAAATGCCTCTGGTTTTGTTGAAGAGATTTATAACAAAAACTTGCAACATTTGATCGATGATCCAAACGAGAAACCAACGATATTCATGCCGAAGAATATGAATAATGAAACTATTGATTTTACGAGGAACAGCCTGCTTTATCACTTTTCTAATAGCAAGATTTTACTTCAGCAAGATTTTCCTGATGATTCGGATATACCAATTGCGGCTAAAATGTATAAATCTCTGTTATGTTCGAGTAAAAGACTGGGGGGAGAGTGTCAACGTTTAAAGATATCAAAGAATAAGGACGGTTTTTTTCTGAACGACATTTTTCGCATATGTGATGCAACGCCAAGAGAAATAGATGGTAGGCTTCTGTATGTTATAGACGAAGGCTTAGAGCTTCCAGGTGGAATCGTTCAATCCGTTAGTCCTCTACTTCATTGTTCAAAATCGTTGGAGTTGTTACGAAGAGCTGAACTTTTAAATTTAAAACCAAACAGTCATGGTTATACTATATTTATTCCCTGCTTTAACTATTGGGATTCATGGGGAATTAATTTTGAGTACCTACAACGAAATTTGACAGCCTTGAACATCTTTATTAAGAATATGGTATATGAAGGTTTAGTATACACAGATATGCCGTCAGGAACAGTTTCTCTCAGCAATTTAGCAGGACACTCTGTAGTTGCTAAACTAGAAGAAAATGCTAGTCCAAATGAAAGAGTTATCAAGCTATCCAATCTAGACGATGCCATAAAAGTGAAGACATCTAGTGATcttatttttaataatggAGTTGTTCATGCATTGCAAAGTGTGTCATATCCAAAATTGTTAACAATATCCACTCAGAATTTACTCGAAACCACTGCTAGTGGTTTCGTGACTTTGCTGGAAAAGTTTGAAGATATTCAACAATTAATTCACGCCAACAATGTTTCCTTCTTGGTACCATCCGATGCACGACTTATTAATGAGGGAATCACTCAAAACTCTACTCAGCTAGAAGATTTCATCAGACTTCACACTATACCAAATGCATACACAGATTCACTACTTTCCTGTAATGGAACCATCGGCACCATTTTGAACCAACAGTTATTATGCCTGGAAGTTATGCCTGGTAATTATGTACTTAAGATACAGGATGGCCAAGATAAAGAAGTACGGATTTTGAATAGGGGATGCACAACAGACAATAAATCATGTGTTTTCATGATCGATAGACCGCTATCTCTGTCATGGATTAACAAGGAAAAATACCATCTTCAGCTTCCGGGCTTATCATTTGCAATTGGTTTAGTACTAGGGATATTAATCTCATTTGTGCTTTTAGCTTGTGTTGTTGTCGTTTGGAACTCCAAAATGCCAAATTTCGCTGTTCCATTAAGTGACAATAATGAGGAAGTTACTCCTCTATTACAAGGTGATGTTACTAATATCCGTACAGAAGGTCAAAATTATCAAACTAACAAAAGTGCCGATGTAGCGGGTCATGACACAGGGCTAATATCCGAAGCAAATAATAAACCACATAAATAA
- a CDS encoding uncharacterized protein (Syntenic homolog of Ashbya gossypii ACR033C; Syntenic homolog of Saccharomyces cerevisiae YJR012C), translating into MENQNEKDVQLEQACSTLSYEDLVDIIVNDKPVPNLIVVQDKVHEESLWTKSQLKPRQKPWISNAQQSENDYKAASVNESTADDSSAGKSN; encoded by the coding sequence ATGGAAAATCAAAATGAAAAAGACGTGCAGCTTGAACAAGCGTGTTCTACGCTGAGCTATGAGGATCTAGTTGATATAATTGTTAATGATAAGCCTGTGCCGAACCTGATAGTGGTCCAAGATAAAGTTCATGAAGAATCTTTATGGACAAAATCCCAGCTTAAACCAAGGCAAAAACCATGGATATCAAACGCTCAACAATCAGAGAACGATTACAAAGCTGCATCTGTAAATGAGTCCACTGCTGACGATAGTAGCGCAGGTAAGTCTAACTAA
- the GPI14 gene encoding glycosylphosphatidylinositol-alpha 1,4 mannosyltransferase I (Syntenic homolog of Ashbya gossypii ACR034W; Syntenic homolog of Saccharomyces cerevisiae YJR013W (GPI14)): MAKAIFSLITISFVLRAAFFSYGVYQDSHFSVKYTDIDYYVFHDAARHVFENSSPYARDTYRYTPLLCWLLLPNHWLNWIHFGKLLFVIFDILTGVLILALLKRCTPRTRLILASVWLLNPMVITISTRGNSESLLSFAIMLALFLLEKQQYALAGLAYGLSIHLKIYPIIYSVPISIYVFNTGGKYWLLRLVTMGGLTISVLVSLGLLMYHYYGDEFVQHTYIYHFIRTDHRHNFSVWNILLYLDSSLKERTSIDWAKYAFAPQIIISLSVCYLLWEYTSWENLLNVLFLQTLSFVTYNKVCTSQYFIWYLIFLPFYLKDTMLTWKTGVFMGIIWTGTQALWLYNGYELEFKGQNVFYPGIFFSSIAFFLSNIYLLSIFITDCKKRGALVTLKKNI, encoded by the coding sequence ATGGCAAAGGCTATCTTCTCGCTAATTACTATATCATTTGTATTAAGGGCTGCCTTTTTTAGCTATGGTGTGTATCAAGATTCACATTTCTCAGTAAAGTACACCGATATTGACTACTATGTATTCCACGATGCTGCCCGACATGTCTTCGAAAACAGTTCTCCATACGCTCGCGATACCTATAGATATACACCTTTGCTATGCTGGTTATTATTACCTAACCATTGGTTAAATTGGATTCATTTTGGTAAACTTTTATTTGTTATTTTTGATATCCTCACCGGAGTTTTGATTCTTGCCCTGTTGAAAAGATGCACGCCGCGAACTAGGTTAATTCTTGCCTCAGTATGGCTATTAAATCCCATGGTTATAACCATTAGCACTCGTGGAAACTCTGAATCACTTCTTTCTTTTGCAATTATGCTAGCTCTTTTTCTTCTAGAGAAGCAACAATATGCCCTTGCTGGTTTGGCATATGGGTTATCCATACACCTAAAGATTTATCCTATTATTTACAGTGTGCCAATATCAATTTACGTCTTCAACACAGGAGGCAAATATTGGTTACTAAGATTGGTCACAATGGGGGGTTTAACAATATCTGTTTTAGTATCACTGGGTCTACTAATGTATCATTATTATGGGGACGAATTTGTCCAACACACATACATTTATCATTTCATCAGAACTGACCATCGTCATAATTTTTCCGTTTGGAATATCCTCCTTTATCTTGATTCTAGTTTAAAGGAAAGGACTTCCATCGATTGGGCTAAATATGCATTTGCGCCACAAATAATAATCAGTCTTAGCGTTTGCTACTTACTGTGGGAATATACAAGCTGGGAAAATCTCCTAAATGTCCTGTTTTTGCAAACACTATCCTTTGTCACATACAACAAGGTGTGTACTTCACAATATTTCATCTGgtatttaatatttctACCATTTTACTTGAAAGATACCATGTTAACCTGGAAGACTGGGGTATTTATGGGGATAATTTGGACCGGAACACAGGCCTTATGGTTATATAATGGCTACGAATTAGAATTTAAGGGTCAGAATGTTTTCTATCCAGGCATTTTCTTTTCGAGCATtgccttcttcttgagcAACATATACTTACTGTCAATATTTATTACAGACTGCAAGAAGAGAGGAGCATTAGTCACACTTAAAAAAAACATATAA
- the SKI6 gene encoding exosome non-catalytic core subunit SKI6 (Syntenic homolog of Ashbya gossypii ACR035W; Syntenic homolog of Saccharomyces cerevisiae YGR195W (SKI6)) produces MSRLEIYSPEGLRVDGRRWNELRRFECSINTHPNAADGSSYLEQGNNKIITLVKGPHEPTLRSQMNQNMGTLTVNVNITKFSTMERSKSSHKNERRTLELQTSLVRTFEKNIMLQLYPRNVIEVQLHILQRDGGILGAMINGITLALIDAGIAMYDFVSGISVGLYDTTPLLDVNSLEENAISSVTLGVVGKSEKLSLLLVEDKVPLDRLESVMAIGIAGSHRIRDLMDNELRLHGKERLERAISK; encoded by the coding sequence ATGTCCCGACTCGAGATATATTCACCAGAAGGTTTGCGAGTGGATGGCCGCCGTTGGAATGAACTTCGTCGGTTTGAATGTTCAATCAATACCCATCCGAACGCTGCCGATGGCTCTTCATATTTAGAACAAGGAAACAATAAGATAATTACTCTCGTTAAAGGTCCACACGAGCCTACACTCCGTTCTCAAATGAATCAGAACATGGGAACATTAACAGTTAATGTTAACATTACAAAATTCAGTACTATGGAAAGAAGCAAATCAAGCCATAAGAATGAAAGACGAACATTAGAATTACAAACTTCATTGGTCCGTACATTTGAGAAAAACATCATGCTACAATTATATCCTCGTAATGTTATTGAGGTCCAGTTACATATCTTGCAAAGAGATGGTGGAATATTAGGCGCTATGATAAACGGTATAACATTGGCACTAATAGATGCTGGTATTGCCATGTACGACTTTGTGAGTGGCATTTCTGTCGGATTATATGATACGACACCTCTATTAGATGTGAATTCACTTGAGGAGAACGCTATTAGTAGTGTTACATTGGGTGTTGTGGGCAAGTCAGAAAAATTGTCGCTATTGTTAGTCGAAGACAAAGTGCCGTTAGATAGACTGGAAAGTGTTATGGCGATTGGTATTGCCGGCTCACACAGGATAAGAGACTTAATGGATAATGAATTAAGACTACATGGTAAAGAAAGACTAGAACGTGCAATTAGTAAATAA